A genomic segment from Castor canadensis chromosome 1, mCasCan1.hap1v2, whole genome shotgun sequence encodes:
- the Lmo2 gene encoding rhombotin-2 isoform X1, which produces MEGSAVTVLERGGASSPPERRSKRRRRSGGGGARAPEGVRVPAAGQPRATKGAPPPPGTPPPSPMSSAIERKSLDPSEEPVDEVLQIPPSLLTCGGCQQNIGDRYFLKAIDQYWHEDCLSCDLCGCRLGEVGRRLYYKLGRKLCRRDYLRLFGQDGLCASCDKRIRAYEMTMRVKDKVYHLECFKCAACQKHFCVGDRYLLINSDIVCEQDIYEWTKINGMI; this is translated from the exons ATGGAAG GGAGCGCGGTGACTGTCCTTGAGCGCGGAGGGGCGAGCTCACCGCCGGAGCGCCGGAGCAAGAGGAGGCGCaggagcggcggcggcggcgcccgAGCACCCGAGGGGGTCCGAGTCCCCGCAGCCGGTCAGCCCCGCGCCACAAAGGGAGCGCCCCCGCCGCCCGGCACGCCGCCTCCCTCCCCAATGTCCTCGGCCATCGAGAGGAAGAGCCTGGACCCGTCTGA AGAACCAGTGGATGAGGTGCTGCAGATCCCTCCATCCCTGCTGACATGCGGAGGCTGCCAGCAGAACATCGGGGACCGCTACTTCCTAAAGGCAATCGACCAGTACTGGCACGAGGACTGCCTCAGCTGTGACCTGTGTGGGTGCCGACTGGGCGAGGTGGGGCGGCGCCTCTACTACAAGCTGGGCCGGAAGCTGTGCCGTAGAGACTATCTCAG GCTTTTTGGCCAAGATGGTCTCTGTGCTTCCTGTGACAAGCGGATCCGTGCCTATGAGATGACGATGCGGGTGAAAGACAAAGTTTATCACCTGGAGTGTTTCAAATGTGCTGCCTGTCAGAAGCATTTCTGTGTAGGTGACAGATACCTCCTCATCAACTCTGACATAGTGTGTGAACAGGACATCTACGAGTGGACTAAGATCAATGGGATGATCTAG
- the Lmo2 gene encoding rhombotin-2 isoform X2, which translates to MSSAIERKSLDPSEEPVDEVLQIPPSLLTCGGCQQNIGDRYFLKAIDQYWHEDCLSCDLCGCRLGEVGRRLYYKLGRKLCRRDYLRLFGQDGLCASCDKRIRAYEMTMRVKDKVYHLECFKCAACQKHFCVGDRYLLINSDIVCEQDIYEWTKINGMI; encoded by the exons ATGTCCTCGGCCATCGAGAGGAAGAGCCTGGACCCGTCTGA AGAACCAGTGGATGAGGTGCTGCAGATCCCTCCATCCCTGCTGACATGCGGAGGCTGCCAGCAGAACATCGGGGACCGCTACTTCCTAAAGGCAATCGACCAGTACTGGCACGAGGACTGCCTCAGCTGTGACCTGTGTGGGTGCCGACTGGGCGAGGTGGGGCGGCGCCTCTACTACAAGCTGGGCCGGAAGCTGTGCCGTAGAGACTATCTCAG GCTTTTTGGCCAAGATGGTCTCTGTGCTTCCTGTGACAAGCGGATCCGTGCCTATGAGATGACGATGCGGGTGAAAGACAAAGTTTATCACCTGGAGTGTTTCAAATGTGCTGCCTGTCAGAAGCATTTCTGTGTAGGTGACAGATACCTCCTCATCAACTCTGACATAGTGTGTGAACAGGACATCTACGAGTGGACTAAGATCAATGGGATGATCTAG